A single genomic interval of Bradyrhizobium sp. sBnM-33 harbors:
- a CDS encoding response regulator transcription factor, protein MTASQTKGVSILLVDDHPVVRQGYRRVLEHQDDFQVVAEADNAADAYRAFKAHAPDVVVMDISMPGASGLEAIRNIRARSSDTRILVFSMHCEAAQVKAAFNAGANGYVTKGSDPSALIRAIRSLVRGEQAMSDDIARVLALESLSPSGSVLDQLGEREIEILRQLAAGATTEQIASNLNISMKTVQNYHYLIKTKTGMRTDAQLVRLAVECGLASL, encoded by the coding sequence ATGACCGCGTCGCAGACCAAAGGCGTTTCGATCCTGCTCGTCGACGACCATCCCGTAGTCCGGCAAGGCTACCGGCGCGTGCTGGAGCATCAGGATGATTTCCAGGTGGTAGCCGAAGCCGACAACGCCGCCGACGCCTATCGCGCGTTCAAGGCGCACGCTCCTGACGTCGTGGTCATGGACATATCGATGCCGGGCGCCAGCGGGCTCGAGGCGATCAGGAACATTCGCGCCCGCTCCTCCGACACCCGCATTCTCGTCTTCAGCATGCACTGCGAGGCGGCGCAGGTGAAAGCCGCCTTCAATGCCGGCGCGAACGGCTATGTCACGAAGGGCTCCGACCCATCAGCGCTGATCCGGGCGATCCGTTCGCTTGTCCGCGGCGAACAGGCGATGAGCGATGACATCGCGCGCGTGCTGGCGCTCGAAAGCCTCTCCCCCTCGGGATCGGTGCTCGATCAACTGGGCGAGCGCGAAATCGAGATCCTCAGGCAATTGGCTGCCGGCGCCACCACCGAGCAGATCGCCTCGAATCTCAATATCAGCATGAAGACCGTGCAGAACTACCACTATCTGATCAAGACCAAGACCGGCATGCGGACGGACGCGCAGCTTGTCCGCCTGGCCGTGGAATGCGGGCTGGCCAGCCTATAG
- a CDS encoding histidine kinase — translation MRLVLQLVGRLFVVVILCLGAATIWATIDAHRSVDRATAASAERVSVALEALYWRELMLRSNRMREQLLPVPEWRTIETMGLISPGICIRLEPAGAFEKPLCGQNKGIGQSPPRWFAATVQTLLGDHAAVVQPISTRAANAGSVSAAADPSAAIALAWQHILDNIHVALLMAVAIALLASLAIAHTLAPAQQIVAALQRMARGQYSTSLPRFRSMELAMIGQAVGDLGGRLAQSMEERAALTRRLLEIRSDERRALARELHDEFGQNLTAILAFANTIEATSAQEKDKSEVAQDARMISQATHRIMACLRDTLNRLRHPPAEELGLEACLVDLVDSWRSRNAAQPMIQLDLKGDLADVRGAVAATAYRVAQECLTNSLRHSSARVIVLRIERRTGAENALLVHVEDDGGGDAAKLARSPGFGLTGIRERVTALGGSLSIADATRGVSVAATIPLAA, via the coding sequence ATGCGCCTCGTGCTCCAGCTCGTCGGCCGCCTGTTTGTCGTGGTCATCCTGTGCCTGGGAGCGGCAACCATCTGGGCAACGATCGACGCGCATCGCAGCGTCGATCGTGCCACGGCCGCTTCCGCTGAGCGTGTCTCGGTGGCGCTGGAAGCGCTCTACTGGCGCGAATTGATGTTGCGCAGCAACAGAATGCGCGAGCAACTCCTGCCGGTGCCGGAATGGCGCACCATCGAAACGATGGGGCTGATCTCGCCGGGCATCTGCATCCGGCTCGAGCCGGCGGGCGCGTTCGAGAAGCCGCTCTGCGGACAGAACAAGGGGATCGGCCAATCTCCGCCGCGCTGGTTCGCGGCCACCGTGCAGACACTGCTTGGGGATCACGCCGCGGTCGTCCAGCCGATCAGCACCCGCGCGGCCAACGCAGGCAGCGTCTCGGCCGCTGCCGATCCAAGTGCCGCCATCGCACTCGCCTGGCAGCACATCCTCGACAACATCCACGTCGCCCTGCTGATGGCCGTTGCAATCGCGCTGCTTGCCTCGCTCGCGATTGCGCACACGCTTGCGCCGGCGCAGCAGATCGTCGCCGCGCTGCAGCGGATGGCGCGCGGACAATACAGCACGTCGCTGCCTCGCTTCCGATCGATGGAACTTGCCATGATCGGACAGGCCGTCGGCGATCTCGGCGGCCGTCTCGCGCAGTCCATGGAGGAACGCGCCGCGCTGACCCGGCGCCTGCTCGAAATCCGCAGCGACGAGCGGCGGGCGCTTGCCCGTGAACTGCATGACGAATTCGGACAGAACCTGACGGCGATCCTCGCTTTCGCCAACACGATCGAAGCAACCAGCGCGCAGGAAAAAGACAAGAGCGAGGTTGCGCAGGACGCGCGGATGATCTCGCAAGCCACCCACCGCATCATGGCGTGTCTGCGCGATACATTGAACCGCTTGCGCCATCCGCCCGCCGAGGAACTCGGGCTCGAGGCCTGCCTCGTCGATCTCGTCGATAGCTGGCGCTCGCGGAACGCCGCACAGCCGATGATCCAGCTCGATCTCAAGGGCGACCTCGCCGACGTCCGCGGCGCCGTCGCCGCGACCGCCTATCGGGTCGCCCAGGAGTGCCTGACCAATTCCTTGCGGCACAGTTCGGCGCGGGTGATCGTGCTGCGGATCGAGCGGCGCACCGGCGCCGAAAACGCGCTGCTGGTTCACGTCGAGGACGACGGCGGCGGCGATGCGGCCAAATTGGCCCGCTCTCCCGGCTTCGGCCTGACCGGCATTCGCGAGAGGGTCACAGCGCTCGGCGGCTCGCTATCGATCGCGGATGCGACCCGCGGGGTCAGCGTGGCCGCCACGATCCCGCTTGCAGCCTGA
- a CDS encoding MotA/TolQ/ExbB proton channel family protein yields MSATAGAETAASGADTSERSVLLLWMIFTGLSVFAVVVLWRYGLLHLMIISDRTYISSVIAVLYIVTCFHCFWRTRAIAREGEIARRCRAILAVPGGARGLDEDARALPGGLVTDHIRSLVQKAKAQAAGRIDQTLLLRSLADRLRGSNGFGAFVSDTLMKLGLLGTIIGFIIMLAPIATLDAADKAAMKSSMGLMSDGMAVAMYTTLAGLIGSILVKIQYYMLDAATQRVFSDAVMLTETHVTPALERHLGTPA; encoded by the coding sequence ATGAGTGCAACGGCTGGCGCCGAGACCGCAGCATCCGGCGCGGATACGTCGGAACGCAGCGTACTCCTGCTATGGATGATTTTCACCGGGCTTTCGGTTTTCGCCGTGGTCGTCTTATGGCGATACGGGTTGCTCCATCTGATGATCATTTCAGACCGCACCTACATTTCGAGCGTCATTGCCGTCCTCTATATCGTCACTTGCTTCCATTGCTTCTGGCGGACGCGTGCGATTGCGCGTGAAGGCGAGATCGCGCGACGCTGCCGCGCGATCCTGGCGGTCCCGGGCGGCGCAAGGGGGCTGGACGAGGATGCGCGCGCCTTGCCGGGTGGGCTGGTGACGGATCACATTCGCAGCCTGGTGCAGAAGGCCAAGGCGCAGGCTGCCGGGCGCATCGACCAGACGCTGCTGCTCCGCTCGCTCGCCGACCGGCTGCGCGGCTCCAACGGATTTGGCGCGTTCGTGTCCGACACGCTGATGAAGCTCGGGCTGCTCGGCACCATCATCGGCTTCATCATCATGCTGGCGCCGATTGCCACGCTCGACGCGGCCGACAAGGCCGCAATGAAATCATCGATGGGCTTGATGAGCGACGGCATGGCGGTGGCCATGTACACGACGTTGGCCGGCCTGATCGGCTCCATCCTCGTGAAGATCCAGTACTACATGCTGGATGCCGCGACCCAGCGGGTGTTTTCCGAT